From one Triticum urartu cultivar G1812 chromosome 3, Tu2.1, whole genome shotgun sequence genomic stretch:
- the LOC125548589 gene encoding uncharacterized protein LOC125548589, producing the protein MPLLVALPVPISVSASTGALSSTGAASPSANADGLLFDDLVLGDGDGSKNETDDDPAVKLEWLRSQIIGAEAEFSSPFGTRRITYADHTASGRCLLFVEEFVQRNVLPYYGNTHTVDSYVGMHTSRLAGEAARYVKRSLGGGPQDVLLFCGTGCTAAIKRLQEVTGMAVPPTLRARVLEALPPSDRWVVFVGPHEHHSNLLSWRESLAEVVEIRLRQDDGLVDMAALEAALAAPGRAGRPMLGSFSACSNVTGLRTDTRAVARLLHRHGAFACFDFACSAPYVDIDMRSGEPDGYDAVFLSAHKFLGGPGSPGILAMASRLYRLRRTAPSTSGGGTVLYVSGFDHGDTVYCEDTEEREDAGTPAIIQKVRAALAFKVKEWVGAECVEEGEQRMLAVALRRIRTAANPNLRLLLGGDPGSTAGRLPVLSFVVYPPVVDENKEVGAARPQLHCRLVTKLLNDLFGVQARGGCACAGPYGHRLLGITPARAKAIKSAVEMGYHGVRPGWTRVSLAYYTSAREAEFVLEAIDFVASFGHRFLPLYTFDWKSGDWLYDRSCGRVRPDNGPVADTTITCAAAPESHTGEVKAEHDYQSYMAFARKLAESLLNTGLDDAPARGIPKAIDPQLVYYMT; encoded by the exons ATGCCTCTTCTTGTGGCTCTGCCCGTGCCCATCTCTGTTAGTGCTAGCACGGGCGCTCTTTCTAGTACCGGTGCCGCATCTCCTTCAGCAAATGCTGATGGCCTCCTGTTCGATGATCTTGTGCTCGGTGACGGCGATGGAAGCAAGAATGAGACGGACGACGACCCCGCGGTGAAGTTGGAGTGGCTCAGGTCACAGATCATCGGCGCCGAAGCAGAGTTCTCGTCGCCGTTCGGGACTCGCCGCATCACGTACGCCGACCACACGGCGTCCGGCCGCTGCCTGCTCTTCGTCGAGGAGTTCGTGCAGCGGAACGTTCTCCCGTATTACG GCAACACGCACACGGTGGACAGCTACGTGGGCATGCACACGAGCAGGCTGGCCGGGGAGGCGGCGCGGTACGTGAAGCGCAGCCTGGGAGGCGGCCCACAGGACGTGCTGCTCTTCTGCGGCACGGGCTGCACCGCCGCCATCAAGCGCCTCCAGGAGGTGACCGGCATGGCCGTCCCTCCCACGCTGCGCGCCAGGGTGCTGGAGGCCCTGCCGCCGTCCGACCGGTGGGTGGTATTCGTCGGGCCGCACGAGCACCACTCCAACCTGCTCTCGTGGCGGGAGAGCCTCGCGGAGGTGGTGGAGATCAGGCTGCGGCAGGACGACGGCCTCGTCGACATGGCGGCCCTGGAGGCGGCGCTGGCGGCGCCCGGGCGCGCGGGGCGGCCCATGCTGGGCTCTTTCTCGGCGTGCAGCAACGTCACCGGGCTGCGCACCGACACGCGGGCCGTGGCGCGCCTGCTGCACCGGCACGGCGCCTTCGCCTGCTTCGACTTCGCATGCAGCGCGCCCTACGTCGACATCGACATGAGGTCCGGGGAGCCGGACGGCTACGACGCCGTCTTCCTGAGCGCGCACAAGTTCCTCGGCGGGCCCGGCAGCCCGGGCATCCTCGCGATGGCGTCGCGGCTCTACCGCCTCCGCCGCACCGCGCCGTCCACCAGCGGCGGGGGCACCGTGCTCTACGTCAGCGGCTTCGACCACGGAGACACGGTGTACTGCGAGGACACGGAGGAGCGCGAGGACGCGGGGACGCCGGCCATCATACAGAAGGTCCGAGCGGCGCTGGCGTTCAAGGTGAAGGAGTGGGTCGGGGCGGAGTGCGTCGAGGAGGGCGAGCAGCGCATGCTCGCCGTCGCCCTCCGCCGGATCCGGACGGCTGCCAACCCCAACCTGCGCCTGCTGCTCGGCGGCGACCCCGGCAGCACCGCAGGCCGGCTCCCGGTGCTCTCTTTCGTGGTGTACCCTCCGGTCGTCGACGAGAACAAGGAGGTGGGGGCGGCGAGGCCGCAGTTGCACTGCCGGTTGGTGACGAAGCTACTGAACGACCTGTTCGGCGTGCAGGCTCGCGGGGGCTGCGCCTGCGCAGGGCCTTACGGCCACCGGCTGCTCGGCATCACTCCGGCGCGAGCCAAGGCCATCAAATCCGCCGTCGAGATG GGCTATCACGGAGTGCGGCCAGGGTGGACGCGTGTCAGCCTGGCGTACTACACGTCGGCGCGCGAGGCGGAGTTCGTGCTGGAGGCCATAGACTTCGTcgccagtttcggccaccggttTCTGCCGCTCTACACCTTCGACTGGAAATCCGGGGACTGGCTGTACGACCGCAGCTGCGGCCGCGTCCGGCCAGACAACGGGCCGGTCGCCGATACTACCATAACTTGTGCTGCTGCTCCTGAGTCGCATACCGGAGAAGTCAAAGCAGAGCACGATTACCAGAGCTACATGGCGTTTGCACGGAAGCTGGCCGAGTCCCTGCTCAACACTGGCCTGGATGACGCTCCGGCTAGGGGCATTCCCAAGGCCATTGACCCGCAGTTGGTTTACTATATGACGTGA
- the LOC125548590 gene encoding uncharacterized protein LOC125548590, with protein MARSAALLLLLLALLLVCSGAASAAAAAGRIKSKAAARSARAEAEAGCRDLATRGKCVASGGGGRCRWCRSEALDDMCFGAAEAWRLPKQVFSCDQPAGAAHARR; from the coding sequence ATGGCCAGATCTgcggcgctgctgctgctgctgctcgctCTTCTCCTGGTCTGCTCGGGGGCCGCGTCGGCAGCCGCCGCGGCGGGCAGAATCAAGAGCAAGGCTGCTGCTCGGTCAGCgagggcggaggcggaggcggggtGCCGGGATCTGGCGACGCGCGGCAAGTGCGTGGCGAGCGGCGGCGGGGGCAGGTGCCGGTGGTGCCGCAGCGAGGCGCTCGACGACATGTGCTTCGGCGCAGCGGAGGCGTGGCGGCTCCCGAAGCAGGTCTTCTCCTGCGACCAGCCCGCCGGCGCCGCGCACGCCAGGAGATAG